From one Zhongshania sp. R06B22 genomic stretch:
- the gpt gene encoding xanthine phosphoribosyltransferase: protein MSDGKPPVYYLSWDELHRDTRELARKLTTKRWKGIISIARGGLVPGAILARELNLRVVDTLCIASYDHDQQGKMSILKTVEGDGDGYLLVDDLVDTGGTAKIAKELLPKACFVTIYAKPQAKALTEHFVREFSQDTWIHFPWDIEPTYSQPLVS from the coding sequence ATGTCAGACGGTAAGCCCCCCGTTTACTATTTATCATGGGATGAACTCCACCGCGACACCCGCGAGTTAGCCCGTAAACTCACCACAAAGCGCTGGAAAGGCATTATTAGTATTGCCCGCGGTGGTCTAGTCCCCGGCGCCATCTTGGCTAGAGAATTGAATTTACGCGTTGTGGATACTCTGTGTATCGCCAGCTACGACCACGACCAACAAGGCAAAATGAGTATTCTTAAAACAGTGGAAGGCGATGGTGACGGCTACCTACTAGTAGATGACTTGGTCGATACCGGCGGCACGGCCAAAATTGCCAAGGAACTACTACCCAAAGCCTGCTTTGTGACGATTTACGCCAAACCTCAGGCCAAGGCACTGACCGAACACTTTGTGCGCGAATTTAGCCAAGACACCTGGATTCATTTCCCCTGGGATATAGAGCCCACGTATAGCCAACCTTTAGTATCATAA
- a CDS encoding TonB-dependent receptor — MSKSIPYMSVLTAAILGAMPLTSMAASDLTLEEILVTAEKRESSLQDTPISMLAFSSERLARFGISDLGDVAGLAPNVTITPFPNSRSSLVVFMRGVGNNDSQSTQDPAVGIYLDGVYVARSIGLTSDVADLERIEVLRGPQGTLYGRNTTGGAINLITAKPAEDFAISQQFSVGNRDYWRSLSKIESGRVGQFTGKLSYLESGHDGWVENTGAGKNFGEEEKQAGRAVLRWDASERLVIDYAYDFSNIDGPQHFYQTTSSTGNAIPASEQRSDSGSWNGGVEPSNTELSGHSLIASFDTPWGQLKSITAYRELAEDIVQDYGGGLPGFKIRVGIEQDQVSQEFQFVGDAGESWRYVAGLYYFKEHGVEKETDTVPIPAPAPVPPNPLVPPSFVTITLEDRQIYSSSEAYAAYGQVTWSPAQLNHDLDITLGGRYTVDKRAARKDSAVYFTNGEQSDSDEWSNFNPSLTADYSWNDNINTFAKVVTAYKSGGYNVRSTEDGFTPPFDEEHMVSYELGLKSNWLNNRISVNAALFHADYQDMQLQQITNNATIFLTDVFNVGEAQIDGFELDVMAVLLPGLTMQLSYGYTDADFVEYIDQRSGSATEGENVADQAEMPYAPEHNYTVGFEYQRGLGAGPIMLTASVDYQWTDERYGTAFNDDMSGFFLDDYGLLNTRVALSDIALGSAKLSLALWGRNLADEEYKVHSISLGAYQAAYFGEPKSYGMDLTLSF; from the coding sequence ATGTCCAAGTCGATCCCTTATATGTCGGTGTTAACGGCAGCAATCCTCGGCGCCATGCCGCTCACATCCATGGCCGCCAGTGATTTGACCTTAGAAGAGATTCTGGTTACCGCTGAGAAGCGCGAGAGCTCGCTTCAGGATACCCCTATTTCTATGCTGGCCTTTTCCAGCGAACGGCTAGCGCGCTTCGGTATTAGTGACTTGGGCGATGTCGCCGGCTTGGCGCCCAATGTCACCATCACCCCTTTTCCTAATAGCCGCAGCTCCCTAGTGGTGTTCATGCGCGGGGTGGGCAATAACGACAGCCAGTCGACCCAAGATCCCGCCGTTGGTATCTATCTGGACGGTGTATACGTGGCGCGGAGTATTGGCTTAACCAGCGATGTCGCCGATCTGGAGCGCATCGAAGTGTTACGCGGGCCCCAGGGCACGCTGTACGGCCGTAATACGACCGGCGGGGCGATAAATTTAATCACCGCCAAACCGGCGGAAGACTTTGCCATTAGCCAGCAATTTAGCGTGGGCAACCGCGACTATTGGCGCTCGCTGAGTAAAATAGAGAGCGGCAGAGTCGGTCAGTTTACCGGTAAATTAAGTTATCTAGAGTCTGGCCATGACGGCTGGGTTGAAAATACTGGTGCCGGCAAGAACTTTGGCGAGGAAGAAAAGCAGGCTGGCCGGGCGGTCTTACGCTGGGATGCCAGCGAGCGCCTTGTTATTGATTACGCCTATGATTTTTCAAATATTGATGGGCCGCAGCATTTTTATCAAACCACATCATCAACTGGAAATGCTATACCGGCAAGTGAACAACGCAGCGATAGCGGAAGCTGGAATGGCGGTGTTGAACCCAGTAATACTGAACTGAGCGGCCATAGTTTAATTGCCAGTTTCGACACCCCCTGGGGACAACTGAAGTCAATCACTGCCTACCGCGAATTGGCTGAAGATATTGTGCAGGACTACGGTGGCGGCTTGCCCGGTTTTAAAATCCGGGTCGGCATCGAACAGGATCAGGTTTCGCAGGAATTCCAATTCGTCGGCGACGCTGGCGAATCTTGGCGCTATGTTGCAGGACTCTATTACTTCAAAGAACACGGTGTCGAGAAAGAAACCGACACCGTGCCGATTCCAGCGCCGGCGCCTGTCCCCCCTAACCCTTTAGTGCCGCCGTCCTTTGTGACCATAACCTTAGAAGATAGGCAGATCTACTCAAGCTCCGAGGCCTATGCGGCCTATGGGCAAGTGACCTGGTCGCCCGCGCAACTGAATCACGATTTAGACATTACCTTGGGAGGTCGCTACACCGTGGATAAGCGCGCGGCGCGGAAAGACAGTGCAGTGTATTTCACTAATGGCGAGCAATCAGATAGCGACGAGTGGAGTAACTTTAATCCTAGTTTAACAGCGGATTACAGTTGGAATGACAACATTAACACCTTTGCCAAAGTCGTTACCGCCTATAAATCCGGCGGCTATAATGTGCGCAGCACCGAGGATGGTTTTACCCCACCATTCGATGAAGAACATATGGTGTCGTACGAGCTGGGACTTAAATCCAACTGGCTAAACAATCGCATCAGTGTCAATGCCGCGCTGTTCCACGCCGACTACCAAGACATGCAGCTTCAGCAAATAACCAATAACGCCACCATCTTTTTAACCGACGTCTTCAATGTGGGTGAGGCCCAAATAGACGGCTTTGAACTGGATGTTATGGCCGTGTTACTGCCGGGCTTGACCATGCAACTGTCCTACGGCTACACCGATGCAGACTTTGTTGAATATATTGATCAGCGCAGCGGCAGCGCCACCGAAGGTGAGAATGTTGCAGATCAAGCTGAGATGCCCTACGCCCCAGAACACAACTACACCGTTGGTTTTGAATATCAGCGCGGCCTAGGTGCCGGACCGATAATGCTGACTGCTAGCGTAGACTATCAGTGGACAGACGAGCGTTACGGCACGGCGTTTAATGATGATATGTCCGGTTTTTTCCTCGATGACTATGGTCTATTGAATACGCGGGTAGCGCTATCTGATATTGCGCTTGGTTCTGCCAAGCTAAGCCTTGCGCTGTGGGGGCGCAACTTAGCCGATGAAGAATATAAAGTGCATTCGATTAGCTTGGGCGCCTATCAGGCAGCATACTTCGGTGAACCGAAAAGTTATGGTATGGATTTGACCCTCAGCTTCTAA